From a region of the Sporosarcina ureilytica genome:
- a CDS encoding glutamate-5-semialdehyde dehydrogenase, with translation MGELTIVNEVQDKGKKAKAVSTQLGMNTTAEKNEALQLIAEQLVVDQAFLLTENAKDIQAGQKNGLTEEVLDRILLTEDRIIAMSQAIHELIELADPVGEIFESIEKENGLLIQKKRVPIGVIGMIYEARPNVTVDAATLSLKTGNAAILRGSSSATYSNQALIQSIHKALEKSAIPVEAVQLIEDTSRETAKELFNLNAYLDVLIPRGGKKLIETVIKESTVPVLETGAGNCHLFIDETADKQMAVDILLNAKLQRPSVCNAVETVLLHEKWFVKHGKEVVKLLQGNGVVIHGDSSIQAISEEIQVATEEDWYTEYLGLEVGLKVVKDVDEAIQHISQYGTGHSEAIVTNNEKHAVKFLNQVDAAAVYHNASTRFTDGFEFGYGAEIGISTQKLHARGPMGLQALTSSKFVIQGTGQVRN, from the coding sequence ATGGGAGAATTAACGATTGTAAATGAAGTGCAAGATAAAGGTAAAAAAGCGAAAGCAGTGAGTACACAATTAGGAATGAACACGACAGCAGAAAAAAATGAAGCTTTACAACTCATCGCAGAACAGTTAGTAGTCGACCAAGCATTTCTTTTAACTGAAAATGCAAAAGACATTCAAGCGGGGCAAAAAAATGGGCTGACGGAAGAAGTGTTGGACCGCATTTTATTAACAGAAGACAGAATTATCGCGATGTCTCAGGCCATTCATGAATTGATCGAATTGGCAGATCCGGTTGGAGAGATTTTTGAATCCATTGAAAAAGAGAATGGCTTACTCATTCAGAAAAAACGTGTACCTATCGGTGTAATTGGGATGATTTACGAAGCACGCCCAAATGTAACGGTTGATGCGGCGACACTTTCCTTGAAAACTGGAAATGCAGCCATTTTAAGAGGAAGTTCTTCTGCAACCTATTCCAATCAAGCGCTTATTCAATCGATTCATAAAGCATTGGAAAAGAGTGCAATTCCAGTAGAAGCCGTGCAATTAATTGAAGATACGAGCCGTGAAACAGCGAAAGAATTATTTAATCTTAATGCGTATCTTGATGTTTTAATTCCAAGGGGCGGAAAAAAGCTTATTGAAACGGTTATCAAAGAATCTACGGTGCCAGTGCTGGAAACAGGAGCGGGGAATTGTCATTTATTTATCGATGAAACAGCGGATAAACAAATGGCTGTTGACATTTTATTGAATGCAAAATTGCAACGCCCATCCGTCTGTAACGCAGTTGAAACGGTTCTACTACATGAAAAATGGTTTGTAAAACATGGGAAAGAAGTTGTTAAGTTGCTACAAGGCAATGGGGTAGTGATTCATGGAGATTCTTCAATTCAAGCAATTTCGGAGGAAATACAGGTTGCCACAGAAGAAGATTGGTACACTGAATATTTAGGACTTGAAGTTGGGCTGAAAGTTGTGAAGGATGTTGACGAAGCGATTCAACACATTTCACAATACGGCACAGGCCATTCGGAAGCAATTGTGACAAATAATGAAAAACATGCTGTGAAATTTTTAAACCAAGTTGACGCGGCGGCGGTGTATCATAATGCCTCTACAAGATTTACGGATGGCTTTGAGTTCGGATACGGTGCAGAAATTGGCATCAGTACACAAAAGTTACATGCGAGGGGACCAATGGGGTTACAAGCATTAACGTCTAGCAAATTTGTGATTCAAGGGACAGGGCAAGTTCGTAATTGA
- a CDS encoding 5-oxoprolinase subunit PxpA has product MTNHTIDLNADIGESFGAYIIGNDEEILPFISSANIACGFHAGDPSIMRKTVTLALKHNVAIGAHPGFQDAVGFGRREIKVTPEEVYELTLYQIGALQAFVTAEGSTLQHVKPHGALYNMSAKDALLAEAVARAIYHFNPELLLYGLANSELIRAGKKFGLQTVGETFADRTYQYDGSLTPRNHPHALIANTETAIEQVLQIVKEQRVIAIDGSTIKLHGQTVCIHGDAENALQFAQQISATLQKENISIQNFMQKK; this is encoded by the coding sequence TTGACAAACCATACAATCGACTTAAACGCTGATATTGGAGAGAGTTTTGGTGCCTATATAATCGGCAACGATGAAGAAATTTTACCGTTCATTTCCTCAGCAAATATTGCGTGTGGTTTTCATGCTGGCGATCCGAGCATTATGCGTAAAACCGTCACACTAGCGTTAAAACATAATGTAGCGATTGGCGCACATCCTGGTTTTCAAGATGCGGTAGGTTTTGGTCGACGGGAGATAAAAGTGACGCCGGAAGAAGTCTACGAATTAACGCTTTATCAAATTGGGGCGCTTCAAGCTTTTGTTACAGCTGAAGGAAGTACCTTACAACATGTTAAACCACATGGCGCGCTTTATAATATGAGTGCGAAAGATGCACTACTTGCGGAAGCTGTTGCACGGGCCATTTACCATTTTAATCCTGAGTTGCTGCTATACGGACTCGCAAATAGTGAACTAATAAGAGCTGGAAAAAAATTTGGTTTGCAAACGGTGGGCGAAACTTTTGCCGACCGAACTTATCAGTATGACGGTTCTTTGACACCAAGAAATCATCCTCATGCATTGATTGCAAATACCGAAACAGCAATTGAACAAGTCCTGCAAATTGTGAAAGAACAACGAGTAATAGCGATTGACGGCTCAACCATTAAGTTACACGGACAAACTGTTTGCATTCATGGTGACGCGGAAAATGCATTACAATTCGCCCAACAAATTTCAGCTACTTTACAAAAAGAAAATATCTCAATCCAAAACTTCATGCAAAAAAAGTGA
- a CDS encoding biotin-dependent carboxyltransferase family protein has translation MITILKPGLLDTIQDLGRYGFQKYGVVASGAMDMWAHRVANILVGNEEHASTIEMTFVGPHIQFERDTVFALCGGSLQPTIDGVPVPMWRPVFVKKNAVLQLGHALAGSRAYLAVSGGFAIPKTMNSQSTYLRAKIGGIEGRALKRGDQISIDDRLDNASILTESLKQPQNRAPFKTTNWFVAPNLVPYNMTPTIIHVTKGKQYDAFTESSKQAFLNQPFTVNVNSDRMGYRLNGPHLALTEQKEMISEAVAFGSIQVPADGNPIILTADRQTTGGYPKIAQVSTCDISILAQAKPGDQLIFNMISIEESQTRFMQMEAQLKQLTTAIRIAIRGN, from the coding sequence TTGATAACGATTTTAAAGCCTGGCTTGCTTGATACGATTCAAGACTTAGGTCGCTATGGATTTCAAAAGTACGGTGTCGTCGCAAGTGGTGCAATGGATATGTGGGCGCACCGGGTTGCAAATATTCTTGTCGGCAATGAAGAACATGCAAGTACGATTGAAATGACTTTCGTTGGTCCACATATTCAGTTTGAAAGAGATACTGTTTTTGCGTTATGCGGTGGAAGTCTACAACCTACGATTGACGGAGTCCCGGTGCCAATGTGGCGTCCTGTTTTTGTAAAGAAAAACGCCGTTCTCCAATTGGGACATGCCCTAGCAGGAAGCCGAGCCTACCTCGCTGTTTCCGGTGGATTTGCCATCCCAAAAACGATGAATAGTCAATCGACTTATTTACGAGCGAAGATTGGTGGAATAGAAGGAAGGGCTTTAAAGCGTGGCGATCAAATTTCCATTGATGATAGATTAGACAACGCGAGTATACTTACAGAAAGTTTAAAGCAACCGCAAAATCGCGCTCCTTTTAAAACAACAAATTGGTTTGTGGCGCCAAATTTAGTTCCATACAATATGACGCCTACAATAATTCATGTAACAAAAGGGAAGCAATATGACGCATTTACCGAATCAAGTAAACAAGCATTCCTCAATCAACCATTTACAGTAAACGTAAACTCCGATCGGATGGGGTATCGATTAAATGGGCCACATCTTGCACTGACTGAACAAAAAGAAATGATTTCCGAAGCTGTTGCGTTTGGTTCTATTCAAGTACCCGCAGATGGTAATCCGATTATTTTAACGGCGGACAGGCAAACGACCGGGGGTTATCCTAAAATTGCACAAGTATCCACATGCGATATTTCTATTCTTGCCCAAGCAAAGCCAGGTGACCAACTTATCTTTAACATGATTTCTATTGAAGAATCACAAACACGTTTCATGCAAATGGAAGCGCAATTAAAACAACTAACAACGGCTATACGTATTGCCATTAGGGGGAATTAA
- the pxpB gene encoding 5-oxoprolinase subunit PxpB: MTYTIEPLGDQAVIIEFSNEISLNTQKQIQRITAYLDREAPSWLIEYIPAYTTLSLFYSIKQFSASPSPFQTVCNEINKLLPNIQDEEILPNRLVKIPVLYGGKYGPDLSHIATLHNLGEEEVIAIHTGGEYLVHMIGFSPGFPFIGGLSEKIATPRKLTPHLSIPGRSVGIAGKQTGIYPIETPGGWQIIGRTPVDLFLPNEEIPSLLRPGDQLQFYQISEEEYKHLRGEAT; this comes from the coding sequence GTGACGTATACAATTGAGCCTTTAGGCGACCAAGCGGTAATTATTGAGTTTTCCAATGAAATCAGTTTAAATACACAAAAACAAATTCAAAGAATTACCGCCTACTTAGATCGCGAAGCACCATCCTGGTTAATTGAATATATCCCGGCTTATACAACGCTGTCGTTATTTTATTCAATAAAACAATTTAGTGCATCACCTTCTCCCTTTCAAACAGTTTGCAATGAAATTAACAAACTTCTGCCAAATATCCAAGATGAAGAGATCCTCCCAAATCGCCTTGTGAAAATCCCTGTGCTTTATGGCGGAAAATACGGGCCTGATTTATCACATATTGCCACTCTCCACAACTTAGGTGAAGAGGAGGTCATTGCTATACATACCGGCGGCGAATACTTAGTACATATGATTGGGTTTTCCCCAGGATTTCCTTTTATCGGGGGACTTTCAGAAAAAATTGCAACCCCTCGTAAATTGACACCACACCTTTCAATTCCAGGTCGCTCTGTCGGTATTGCTGGAAAACAGACTGGAATTTATCCAATCGAAACGCCGGGCGGTTGGCAAATTATCGGGAGAACGCCCGTCGATTTATTTTTACCAAATGAAGAGATACCATCATTATTAAGACCGGGAGATCAACTACAGTTTTATCAAATATCTGAGGAAGAATATAAGCATTTGCGTGGTGAAGCAACTTGA
- a CDS encoding SCO family protein, translating into MNLRLVSYLLVLSTLLLAACSQPSTPKEKIEAFTFTNQNGDAYGSEDLHGNVWIANFIFTDCVTVCPTMTAEAASLQEKLKAKGHEVTLISFTVDPEVDTPERLHSFVMDFTNDLSNWHLLTGYSPDDIELFAREQFKTIVHKPPSSNQVIHSSNFYLVDKDGHLIGEYNYIDPTYYEDLINDIEIAL; encoded by the coding sequence ATGAATTTGCGATTAGTCAGCTATTTACTTGTTCTCTCTACCCTGTTGTTAGCGGCCTGTAGCCAACCATCTACACCAAAAGAAAAAATAGAAGCTTTCACTTTTACCAATCAAAATGGAGATGCGTATGGATCGGAAGATTTGCATGGAAACGTATGGATTGCCAATTTCATATTTACAGATTGTGTAACAGTTTGCCCAACAATGACGGCTGAGGCCGCGTCTCTACAGGAAAAATTAAAAGCAAAAGGACATGAAGTAACGCTTATTTCATTTACAGTTGATCCGGAAGTCGATACGCCGGAAAGGTTACATTCTTTTGTCATGGATTTTACAAACGACCTTTCAAATTGGCACTTACTTACAGGCTATTCGCCCGATGATATTGAACTATTTGCACGGGAACAATTTAAAACCATTGTGCATAAGCCACCATCATCCAACCAAGTGATTCACAGTTCAAATTTTTATTTAGTAGATAAAGACGGGCACCTAATCGGTGAATACAACTATATAGATCCAACCTATTATGAAGATTTAATAAACGATATTGAAATTGCACTATAA
- the iscB gene encoding RNA-guided endonuclease IscB: MFVYVLNQYGKPLMPCKPIKARKLLTQGKAKVVQRTPFTIQLKYGSSGYVQPVSLGIDAGTKEIGISATTKDDVVFEGEVKLRTDIQELLATRKSLRGARRSRKTRYRKPRFLNRKKEKGWLAPSVQNKVDMHVKIIRKVHKILPIQNLTIEVAQFDIQKIKNPSISGDLYQKGDQLDFWNVREYVFFRDKHVCQYCKGKSKDYILNVHHIESRKTGGDSPDNLITLCENCHKKIHREGKEYLFKRKNCSFRDATQMTVMRWFIYDKVKELYPHARLTYGFQTKNNRIRHGLDKGHAVDARCISGNPLTIPSENSYSFKQVRKNNRQLHKMTISKGGYRRANKAERFVKGFQLFDKVIFEGVECFIFGRRKTGYFDLRTLDGTHIHKSASFKKLRVIEKANTLLASQI, encoded by the coding sequence ATGTTTGTTTACGTACTTAATCAATATGGCAAACCGCTTATGCCTTGTAAACCCATAAAAGCTCGTAAGTTACTCACACAAGGAAAGGCAAAAGTTGTACAACGGACACCATTCACAATCCAGTTAAAATATGGCTCAAGCGGCTATGTACAACCCGTTTCGCTTGGCATTGATGCTGGTACGAAAGAAATCGGAATTTCTGCAACGACAAAAGACGATGTGGTGTTTGAGGGCGAAGTGAAGCTCCGTACAGATATTCAAGAATTACTCGCAACCCGCAAGTCTTTACGGGGTGCTAGACGGAGTCGAAAAACACGCTATCGAAAGCCACGTTTTTTAAATCGCAAGAAAGAAAAAGGATGGCTTGCTCCATCTGTTCAAAATAAGGTTGATATGCATGTAAAAATTATCCGGAAGGTACATAAGATTCTTCCGATTCAAAATCTCACCATTGAAGTCGCACAATTTGATATTCAAAAGATTAAGAACCCAAGTATTTCCGGAGATTTATACCAAAAAGGTGACCAGCTTGACTTCTGGAATGTTCGGGAATATGTGTTTTTTCGCGACAAGCATGTGTGTCAATACTGTAAAGGAAAATCAAAAGATTATATTCTGAACGTGCATCATATCGAAAGTAGAAAAACAGGAGGAGACAGTCCCGATAATCTGATTACGCTTTGCGAAAACTGCCATAAAAAAATCCATCGCGAAGGAAAAGAGTATCTTTTCAAACGAAAAAACTGTTCTTTTCGTGATGCAACACAAATGACTGTGATGAGATGGTTTATTTATGACAAAGTAAAAGAATTGTATCCACATGCTCGGCTAACGTATGGATTCCAAACAAAAAACAACCGTATTCGTCATGGACTTGATAAGGGACATGCGGTGGATGCACGATGTATTAGCGGAAATCCGTTGACAATACCATCAGAAAACAGCTACTCATTTAAACAAGTCCGAAAAAATAACCGCCAACTTCATAAGATGACAATTTCCAAAGGTGGGTACCGCAGGGCAAATAAGGCCGAACGATTTGTGAAAGGCTTTCAGTTATTCGATAAAGTCATTTTTGAAGGCGTTGAATGTTTTATATTTGGCAGACGAAAGACAGGATACTTTGATTTGCGAACTTTAGACGGTACCCATATACACAAAAGTGCAAGCTTTAAAAAGTTGCGCGTAATAGAGAAGGCAAATACATTGCTTGCCTCCCAAATATAG